The following coding sequences are from one Ursus arctos isolate Adak ecotype North America unplaced genomic scaffold, UrsArc2.0 scaffold_23, whole genome shotgun sequence window:
- the KCNJ11 gene encoding ATP-sensitive inward rectifier potassium channel 11, which produces MLSRKGIIPEEYVLTRLAEDPAEPRYRARERRARFVSKNGNCNVAHKNIREQGRFLQDVFTTLVDLKWPHTLLIFTMSFLCSWLLFAMVWWLIAFAHGDLAPGEGTAVPCVTSIHSFSSAFLFSIEVQVTIGFGGRMVTEECPLAVLVLIVQNIVGLMINAIMLGCIFMKTAQAHRRAETLIFSKHAVIAVRHGRLCFMLRVGDLRKSMIISATIHMQVVRKTTSPEGEVVPLHQVDIPMENGVGGNSIFLVAPLIIYHVIDANSPLYDLAPSDLHHHQDLEIIVILEGVVETTGITTQARTSYLADEILWGQRFVPIVAEEDGRYSVDYSKFGNTIKVPTPLCTARQLDEDRSLLDALTLASARGPLRKRSVAVAKAKPKFSITPDSLS; this is translated from the coding sequence ATGCTGTCCCGAAAAGGCATCATCCCTGAGGAGTATGTGCTGACACGGCTAGCAGAGGACCCCGCGGAGCCCCGATACCGAGCCCGAGAGCGGAGGGCCCGCTTCGTGTCCAAGAATGGCAATTGCAACGTAGCGCACAAGAACATCCGGGAGCAGGGCCGATTCCTGCAGGACGTATTCACCACGCTGGTGGACCTCAAGTGGCCACACACGCTGCTTATCTTTACCATGTCCTTCCTGTGCAGCTGGCTGCTCTTTGCCATGGTCTGGTGGCTCATCGCCTTCGCTCACGGTGACCTGGCCCCTGGCGAGGGCACTGCTGTGCCCTGTGTCACCAGCATCCACTCTTTTTCATCTGCCttccttttctccattgaggTCCAGGTGACCATCGGCTTTGGCGGGCGCATGGTGACCGAGGAGTGCCCGCTGGCCGTTTTGGTCCTCATTGTGCAGAACATCGTGGGGCTCATGATCAACGCCATCATGCTGGGCTGCATCTTCATGAAGACCGCCCAGGCCCACCGGCGGGCCGAGACCCTCATCTTCAGCAAGCACGCTGTCATCGCGGTGCGCCACGGCCGCCTGTGCTTCATGCTGCGCGTGGGTGACCTCCGCAAAAGCATGATCATCAGCGCCACCATCCACATGCAGGTGGTGCGCAAGACCACCAGCCCCGAGGGCGAGGTGGTGCCGCTCCACCAGGTGGACATCCCCATGGAGAACGGCGTGGGGGGCAACAGCATCTTCCTGGTGGCCCCTCTCATCATCTACCACGTCATCGATGCCAACAGTCCCCTCTACGACCTGGCGCCCAGTGACCTGCATCACCACCAAGACCTCGAGATCATCGTCATTCTGGAAGGCGTGGTGGAAACCACGGGCATCACCACCCAGGCCCGCACCTCCTACTTGGCCGACGAGATCCTCTGGGGCCAGCGCTTTGTACCCATTGTGGCCGAGGAGGATGGCCGCTACTCCGTGGACTACTCCAAATTTGGCAACACCATCAAAGTGCCCACGCCGCTCTGCACGGCCCGCCAGCTTGATGAGGACCGCAGCCTGCTGGACGCCCTGACCCTCGCCTCGGCCCGTGGCCCCCTGCGCAAGCGCAGTGTGGCTGTGGCCAAGGCCAAACCCAAGTTTAGCATCACTCCGGATTCCCTGTCCTGA